The DNA segment TCCTACTTAGATGGATGAGACACTTCCACTTTACCTAAAGCGTGATGTGAAGACAATTCTTTCAATAGGCTGAGGCTTCAGTCGACGATTATCCAGGAGTGAAGCAGTCTAGTTCTTTTCCTTGTCATTCCTATCCTAATGCCTTCGAGGTACTAGGTTAAATTGCTTACCTCACTCCTATCTATTATGCTTCGGTGAATGTTCTCGATTCGAAGTAGTTCGTTCTCCCTTACGAACCTCCTTCACTTCATCACATAAACCGCCCCCATTCATAGGAAGAACCCCACCACGGAAACCAGCTGCCTGCCTTAGAAGCTGAACTTGATCTCGCCCCAACTTATATGGAGAGCAAACCTCTTGTCCCTCTAGAGCGTTGCCATTTTATCTTATTTTGGCCTCAGCACATAGTTTTGAAAGCTGCCTAACTCTTTTCCTTTACTAAAAAAATAGGTGCTTGATTCAGATGGTGTAATTACTTCTGCCCCAATTCCATTTTTTGTAGATCCATGTGATCCAGTTGCAGTGCTCCGAAATTCTTTTGGCAGAAAAAGTAGTTCCTCTATTCTCATGCAATTCTATTAAGCCCTTTCTTTCGACCCCTATCCTGCAGGCCCATCTTCTTAGTAGCATGTTACCTTCAAAGCTTGCTCAATGATCCCTCCCTTTCCCTTCATATTCTTTGGAAACTAATTCCCGTACCCCGGCAACTCACTCTTTTCCATCATAtcataaaaagaaaatttcCCTTTCTTGGCAGCAGTGGGACGAAGTAACCGCATATGGGGATGTCCTAAGATAGGTTTGTATTTCTATGTGGATGGGTGCAGCCTCCCCTACTTGAATGGGGCCTACGTGCGATATATGAGCTTAAAGCGAGTACCCCTTGTTGGTATACGCTCGATTCCGAATAGATATAGTAGTTGGCTCAGAGGATTCAATCGGGTACTACCCCAATGTCAATGTCATATGCAGCCTGTCAACAGATAAGCGGAAACTGGAAAAGAGATTGGCAATGAAAAAAAGAACAGAAAAAAATTTACTCGAGAATGGGGGGTGAGAGCGAAGGACCTACTCCGTTTGGGTGTAATTGACTTTCTGTGGGAAAATAAGGACGCCTATCGATCTATACTTAACATAGCGTGAATTTTTATggataattttatctttatttttttctcttgtttgatttgaagacAACTCCAAAGAGGGAGGATCCATATCCCTCAGATGAGATCTCTCAGAGCGGCCTGTAAGAGGCGGTGAAGAGCTTACCGGTATTTCCAATCCAGCTAGGTTCATTCATAAAGAGAGAGGGGGGGCAGTAGTGGGGAATCTTGGACAATGGGCGAAAGCCCGGTCATACTTGAGTATCACATCGTAGACCCCCACCCCAACTCTATCTTCCCTTTCATTCCCGAATTGAAATAGAGTACAATTTCTACAGACGATCCACTAATTCTTAATCTTTTAAGGATGTAAATGAGAGCGCGTAACGATGCCGGAGTTGACGGTGTACCGGTCTCCACGCGTATACGGTCACAATTTAGCTCTCTGGCTAGAAAAAATGTTCTTCCCAGGGGTATCGATATGGATGAAAGGCAGAACATATTATTCTTTTACTTACCATTCTTCCTCACTCACCTTGCTCTCATAATGTTAGATGTCCCATATGTTTGGCGTTGTTCCCTACCGTACTTCTGGCTCTAGCCCGCTTCCGAATGGTGTCCTCTTTCTTCCTCAAGTGCCACATCTCATTGCCTAGCTCCTCTCCTTACAGTCGAGTGGCTTATGCTCCTTGACTTTGCTTTCTTCCGGTTAAGCCTGACCCGAGTAGGGAGAGTTAACGGTTCAAAAGCATAATAGGCGGAGAAGAAAGTAATTTACAGACTAAGCCTTCTCTGCTTCAGCAACCCAAAAGCAACCCTACGCCATCTGACGACCTTACCTTAAATCACTTGTTCTCGATCCAACATCAGGATGACCCGACATGCCGAGCACGTCAACAACTTAATCACGACTTTGTGATCGGGGAAACAAGAGCTAGacttaaggcttaatacatcatttgctccctaaacttgtccaaaaaactaaATTGGCCctttaaactttcaaagtgtctcgatagccccctgaacttatataaaatgttcagttagccccctaaacttgtaaaaaatgtaatcaattgatcactcgattgcaaaaaaaaaaagtaagttaaatgtgaaagatgtattgcacaggtcttaaaaaaagtaaaacggcCGAAATCGAGCTGTACAATTCTTagattagagaagacaagttatATAATTGAGCAAAcaataacttcctttttaatatattttttaattatgtaataacattttaagatgcgtaaaatacatcttccgtatttaacttacttttttacgaccgagtgatcaattgattacattttatgcaagttcagggagctaactgaacattttatgcaagttcagggggccaatcaagctttttggacaaattcagaggGGCAAATGATgcattaagccttaaatcaattTACAACCAATCAAGCCGCTTTCTCCCggatataattaattttaataccaaataattataaaatttcagTCAATTTTCCTGATTTTGAATTGTCAAATTGGGCAAATGGCTCCCTTTTCCTCTATCCAAATCCCAACTCAATTAATTAGTTGTACAACTAATTACAAAAATTTAGTATGATATTATTGATTTTCTTAATTTATCAATAATACTagttcaaaaataattttttttattatttatcacTGCTAGTGAATATGTCAAAATAAGTTCAATAGATTTGACCAGTTAACGAATGCCGATCCAGCGAATAGATGcatcaaaattaaatatttcaaCTTTCAAAAGATAtaagaattattattttatagcaTTTTTGCGACTAATATTCATGAATGACGAGAAGCCATCTTCTAGATATGTTGATTAACGTACTTTGTTTTTCTCTGATAAAAGTAGTGTAGTGTCCGGAGTATTAGAACTTATCATTTAGAAATCTTCTAAATATCTTGATTAATGTAATTTGTTTGTCTAGTGTCCAAAGTTGATGGCATATTAAGGTTTTCATTAGAGTTTTTGGATATTGCATTAGTAGAATAGTTTTGAGagcatttaatttaattgatggaTATTAAGATTTGATTGTAGACAAATGGCAATAAAACTTTAATGTTAATCTACTAGTACAActtttaaaaatgaagaaaataacaAGAGGATATTTATAGAATTGTTAAATATATGGTTTGTTTTTGTGAGTTCAGAAAAGGTCACACTGCAACGACTTAGGGCTATTACTGTGGCACTCAATTGGTGTTGTGGCTATACTTGTATAGATATTGATATTGATAGTGTTTCATTTGTTAATCAAGATATTGTTATGACAGGAAATAATTTCAGTGTCCCGATTGCTAACTACCCCTACCGGACACCTCCTTACTGATAAAGTATCAAATAGAGTGTGTAATGCACTACTTTTGGTTCAGATTATCTATCGTCTTAAGCCAAGTTATTCAAATACTAATAACTTATGACTGACTTGACTGCATTACAGAAGTTTCTTTTAATTAGAGGTTTTCAAAGAAAATACTACACTTTTTATATTGCAGAATTCAGAATTCAGAATTCAGAAATAGTTGAATAGTTTTAATGGAACCTTGTGTTGTGTTATCTTTTGCAGCTAAAATACCCCAATATCTGCTCACTATTCTTAGCAACTCATGAGTATTTAAGACTTACCAGCTTGGGCGTCTATGGAGCATTACTCAAGGTAAACTTATACTTTAATTGGAACATTCTTAACTCTCCTCTCCTCCAGACTGCTAATGAAGAAGCTGTCAAGTTCATTATTGAAACTCAAGTATTTCCTTGCTTTCTACACTGCATGGAAATTGGGACTCTACTCATCAAAACTGTTACTACCTTCCTTcacttaacttttttttatacatttataTTTTCCTTAATTGCAACACAAATTGCATACTCATAGTAGATAGAGATCATCAGGATCAAACATAataaatttctatttctatgcatatatatatttgaCCCTACAGGTAGCTGCATTTCTAATTTACAAAGTCCTTAGTAATGATGATGGCCTCAACTACTGCTGCATACTAGCATGGCGATTTTTTGTCATAGGACATGCATTAGAAAAGCTTTTTGCAAGTGGAAGCCTAGAAGAAGAATCCTCCAACCGCCTGCTCAAATACATTATTCATGTTATTACAGGCCATCTCAGACCGCAAGGTTAGCACCTACTCTATTTTTCTACCTAAAACATTCTTCATATACTTGTCCCTCAATTGATATGTGGGTTCGGATCAAATACAGGCCATATGACGGAATCATGATTGCCCTTTCTAGGAACCTACAGCATCACTATGTCATCCATGCCATTAGTGTAAGTTCTAATCACTCTCAAACACCACAATTGCACTTTCTGTAATTGAACATACATGTCTAATAATGGGTAGAAAACATGAAAAGCTTCTACTAACTACAAATACTAAGCTGTTTTTGCCCCCATTCTCCCAAACACACACTCTATCATGCCTTGTTCCATCAAGGTTCACTCAGGATGTGCTCAAGCTGTCGCCTTATAACAACATGAAATTTCTTCTACCATATGTTGTAAAGATGAGGTAATTATCTATTAGCCTTAATGATTTTCTGTGGATTACCCTTTCCAGGATGATCCGGAAGTCGCTGACTTGTATAACAAGTTGTTTCAAAATGTGTCAAGTAGAGTGATTTCTACAAATAGCCATTCAGGCTATAACAAGTTGTTTCAAAATATGTCAAGTGGATTGATTTCTACAACACAACAGGCTCGGTTCAATAGCCATTCAGGCAGTAACTCCCGCGCTTGAAGATAAAGTAAACAATAGCACAAGGTGACAAAACAGATACACAGTTGTATATGTGGTATAAACTATACTGTCCAAGAAAAAGGTTGAGCAATCAATGTAGAGACAGTTACATGGTTctgaacctttttttttttctcttctccttAAGCTAAGtgttttttccttttcaatttATATGACAGCTTATAAGCATCATCaccatttatttttttcttccaaAGAGCCACAGCGCTCTTAACTTTTGACAAGTAGCTATTTTGTGAGCTAAACTAGTTTATTCAGTCAAGTGGATTTTTTCATAGCAAAATCTAGGCATAGGATGCAGATGAAGGGGGGGGATCTTTCCTCAATGTTTAAAGTCATCAAATCTCTATTGAAATGGTTTGAATTGAAGGACAAAAAATGTGATCAATGACGAGTTTTTGGCATTCATGCTGAATATATGATGACTTGAACAAAGATGAGGGTAGCCACAGGAATAATAAAATGAGAGGAAGAAAATACCATATGggggaaaaaaaacaaatcctaaagaATACAAATATAATGCATCAAAACAGAGATTATATCACACTcatacaaaaataaaacaatttaattTTTAGAGAACGGACCAACTGTATCTATATTTTTTGGATCCCTCTTTTGCGGTATTGAAAGATTGCTTTCTAGCATAAAGGAGAGATCGTGCATCTGTGACATCAATCTCTCTATACCAGCAGTTTGAGACTCTGCAATTCCATTCAAGAAATTTCCACTTATGTCAACTTCTTCAGCCATCCCTCCAGGTTCATTCATGCTACTCATCCTGAAAGATGCAATAAATACTATGATAAATGATTTTATTCAAAAGCAATATGGCTTACACAAGGGAGATTAAACCAAACTTATTCAACTGATACAATGTGGATTAAGTTTTAGGGCCAACAAAACACCCAGCAACCAGCAAACATGCCATTAGAACAGATAAGGCAATTTCAAAATTGAAATGATGAATAGAAAAGTTCATCCAGAAGATACAAATGTACCCACTCTCTACCCTCAGATACCCAGTTAAGAAGTAAAGTGTACGATTAATTTCAGTTGTTTTATATTTGATGATGAATCAGTGCAGAAATCCTGGAAATAAAGCCATCTAGAAACTTCTACTTCAATGATTCATGCACATTATAGTTTCAAATAGGTTCTTGAATCTAGCTTCCTAATTCCAACATGTTTTTCTTCATCCTACTAAGCCACCTCATCTTATGAAAAACCCCAGCCACTTCCCTCATGGTTTCCCACAACCTCTATCTAAAAATGCTCTAATCTTTTTCAAGTGTACTAACACCTATATTGCACGGGAACAGAAACGGAAGCGGAAACGGACATCGGGAAAGGTTATTTCTAACAAAGTTATAGCTAGGAAACGGAAAAGAAACTGAAACGGATACGAAACGCAGAAACGTTGATAAAGAAGAGATTCCCTGCAACATAGATTAACACTATACATAGTTTCTCACTCTCCAACATCAAAATCTCAAAGAATATTAACCTGCCAAGACAACAGAAGTCGGGAAGTACTAAGAATCAAAAGCATTTCATAGCATCTCTCAAACTCGTATTAACTACTTGTATAATATTTTATGAGGGGAAGCTAGACGTGAATGTCAAGTTTAGCCATGCAGTTCCTCAACCAAACGTGCAGCTTATACTTCAGAAGCTAGAGCAGAAGTTATCTAGACTTAGTTAAGAATAAAAATTAACAGCCTAAGTGTACTTACTTATCTGGAGCAAAAGTTTCCGGAACCAAACTAATAGTTTCTGTTGAATTATGTTGCTTGTTCAAAGTTGTTGAGGAAAAATCCAGTTCTTGAAAGCTACCAAAATCAACATGCTTTGAGATACTACTTCCACCTAGTAAGCTTATTTCTGACGCCTGGTCAAGAGATGGCACAATATGATTAACATCTTTCAATGAATTACTAAAAGGAACTTTAGCACTAGTTGAACTTGTAAAATCATTCCaagcattaaatgaatcatcttcatcagcGATCCTATTATCAGTAGCCCCACTACCGCTGGTCATGCTTTGCCACTGATTTCCTTGAATCCAATCAGCATTCCTGGAATAATAGTCATTTGTTTTCCCTATCGCTTCTTGATCATTTTTATATATGGGCACTTCAAACTGAACATCCTGGGAAGCCATCATGGGGTTCGAATAACTTGAAGGACCTTTCGCATTAGCTGAACTTGTAAAATCGTTCCACTCATCAATTGAATCATCCCCTTCATCAATGATCCTATTATCAGCAGCCCCACTACCACTGTTTGCAATTTGCCACTGATCACCTTGAATCCAGTCTGCATTCATGGAAGAAGAGTCAATTGTCTTTCCAATTGCTTCTTGGTCCTTATTACTTAGGGGAACTTCAAACTGATAATCCCGATTCTCAGTGTTGGAACTACTCCATGGATCTTTAAACCAGTCATTCTTATTGGATATAGAAGATATGTTTCCTTCTCTTTTTTCATCAAATAGATCTTTTCCAGATCCAAAGACAGCATCCATGTGAGAAGAAAGATCAATAGAAGAAGATCCTACAAAAGGATCAGATAATTTGTTTTCCTGAATATGAGTTCCATAGCCAGAAGATTGAAAATTAGCCTCCCAACCAGAACAGGAGTCACCACTTATATCTTCCTCAGTTCTTGCAACTGTCTCAGAAGGCTTAGCATTCTCAAATAAGTTAAGATTTTCATGACCTTGAAAAGCATTACTTTCAGTACCATCTTCATGTTTGTTTGTAGTAAATTGTTCATCAGTAGATAGAGAGAAATGACTGGTCTTAGTTTCAGTGAAAAAGTTGTCAATATCAACTCCAGCCACATTCAGATTACTTAACTTCTGCACTTTTTCCCTTTCTGAAATACTAGTTTCAGATCTCTTGTGCTCAGAAGGCCATCTTAtttttaaatctaaaagatCACACAAGGGAAGGTCAATTTCCGGTGTATTCTGCCCTTTGTTTGATTGACTTACTTCAATTGATGACCCCACAAGCTCCTATAAACAGTGTGCTACATTTAGAAACAAGTTTTGTATTGGGAATCCCAAAACCCATCCAAAAAGTATAGTAAAAGAAGCGAAGAAAACAACATATCTTGGACTACAAAATAAGAAATTGCAAGTGAAACCGCCAAAAGAAACCAAATCCATGACTGGAAAGTCACAAATAACCCAAGACAACATCTACTTAATGATATTGTAAGTGTTCTTAAGCTTATTCATCATAAGATGAGAATCGGGAAGCTAACTTTCAGGCAGCAACAAGCCTAAAATAGCAAGTTTAGATCAGCTAGAAATTCTACTTTTAGTGACAGATAATCATGTTCACAAATTATACTCATTACACAAATACAATCTGCAAAACCACCAAAATACTTGTAAAAAAGAGTCACAATTTTTACCAAtcaaacaaaatttaaaaatcccAAAAAATCAATCCAGGATACACAGGTAAGGGAACATGAAATAAAATGCAAGGAAAAGCAATTAAAATGGAAAAATCGATCTTACCGATCCATCCAAGTCAAGAGAGTGAAGAAACCAACGGTAACCAGAAGTAGAAGTCAACTTAATTGGGTCAGGAGGAACATCCTTGGTCTGCTGTCTACCGCAAAAGATACAGAAGACAGAATTAATGCCCCGAATGAGGCTCCCCTTGCAGTGGTTGCACAGAAGATATTGAGGAGAAGGGTGAAGGTGGGAAATTGCGTCTTCAAAAGAGGGTAAATCGGGAAGTTGAGAGTCATCCGGATTGTAGGATTCGAGAGCAGCCTCTTTACGCAGTGAGATCTGAAGCTCCCTTATTTGATCGTAGGGTACCTCGAACGCCATTGTTGCTTCTTGCTACGGAACGGTTTTTACAGAAGCGGAAAAATACCATTTCATTCAATACTGCTGTCTTGTCTTTTTTTACGACGATCGATCACTCGCTAGCCTAGATTAGATTAGATTCTTAGCAACTATAAAACGACACCCATTCTTACCGTTTATTCTTCACCGTCCATTTCGAGGCGGAGCTAAGCTATACCGTTTATTTTCCTCACTTTCACCGTAAACTACTTTT comes from the Euphorbia lathyris chromosome 5, ddEupLath1.1, whole genome shotgun sequence genome and includes:
- the LOC136230152 gene encoding uncharacterized protein — its product is MAFEVPYDQIRELQISLRKEAALESYNPDDSQLPDLPSFEDAISHLHPSPQYLLCNHCKGSLIRGINSVFCIFCGRQQTKDVPPDPIKLTSTSGYRWFLHSLDLDGSELVGSSIEVSQSNKGQNTPEIDLPLCDLLDLKIRWPSEHKRSETSISEREKVQKLSNLNVAGVDIDNFFTETKTSHFSLSTDEQFTTNKHEDGTESNAFQGHENLNLFENAKPSETVARTEEDISGDSCSGWEANFQSSGYGTHIQENKLSDPFVGSSSIDLSSHMDAVFGSGKDLFDEKREGNISSISNKNDWFKDPWSSSNTENRDYQFEVPLSNKDQEAIGKTIDSSSMNADWIQGDQWQIANSGSGAADNRIIDEGDDSIDEWNDFTSSANAKGPSSYSNPMMASQDVQFEVPIYKNDQEAIGKTNDYYSRNADWIQGNQWQSMTSGSGATDNRIADEDDSFNAWNDFTSSTSAKVPFSNSLKDVNHIVPSLDQASEISLLGGSSISKHVDFGSFQELDFSSTTLNKQHNSTETISLVPETFAPDKMSSMNEPGGMAEEVDISGNFLNGIAESQTAGIERLMSQMHDLSFMLESNLSIPQKRDPKNIDTVGPFSKN